The following proteins are co-located in the Bombus pyrosoma isolate SC7728 linkage group LG12, ASM1482585v1, whole genome shotgun sequence genome:
- the LOC122573535 gene encoding elongation of very long chain fatty acids protein AAEL008004-like isoform X1 translates to MSIVMQYVDRLHEILDKNADQRTTDWFMMSSPFPTLFICLSYVYGVKVLGPKLMENRKPFQLKNALIIYNLFQMVFSAWLFYESLMGGWWDQYSFRCQPVDYSNNPTAVRIGMSGWLTGDYSLRCQPVDYSDRPQVLRMVHACWWYYFSKFTEFMDTIFFVLRKKNDHVSTLHVIHHGCMPMSVWFGVKFTPGGHSTFFGLLNTFVHIVMYTYYLLAAMGPRLQPYLWWKKYLTVFQMIQFIAVMIHAFQLLFIDCNYPKAFVWWIGLHATMFFFLFNEFYQQSYQQRRKPVVNGMKKDHQQNHQANGVTNGTNSNSSGRRDAADYYVKGDSLAASEFNLRKSYTTTE, encoded by the exons ATGTCGATTGTAATGCAGTACGTAGACCGGCTACACGAGATACTCGACAAAAATGCAG ATCAGAGAACAACGGACTGGTTCATGATGAGTTCACCATTCCCCACTCTGTTTATCTGCCTGAGCTATGTATACGGAGTAAAAGTTTTGGGTCCAAAGCTAATGGAGAATAGGAAGCCCTTTCAGTTGAAGAACGCcctgataatttataatctatttCAAATGGTGTTCTCAGCGTGGCTCTTCTACGAG aGTCTGATGGGCGGATGGTGGGACCAATATAGTTTCCGTTGCCAGCCTGTGGACTATAGCAACAATCCAACCGCGGTGAGG ATAGGAATGTCCGGATGGCTGACTGGCGACTATTCTCTAAGGTGCCAACCCGTAGACTACAGTGATCGACCCCAAGTACTAAGG ATGGTGCACGCTTGCTGGTGGTATTACTTCTCCAAATTTACAGAATTCATGGACACG ATCTTCTTCGTACTGAGGAAGAAGAACGATCACGTGTCGACATTGCACGTTATTCACCATGGTTGCATGCCAATGTCAGTGTGGTTTGGCGTTAAATTTACACCTG GCGGTCATTCTACTTTCTTCGGACTCTTGAACACGTTCGTTCACATCGTAATGTATACATACTACTTGTTAGCTGCGATGGGTCCGAGATTGCAACCGTATCTCTGGTGGAAGAAATACTTGACCGTCTTCCAAATGATTCAGTTCATCGCGGTTATGATCCACGCGTTCCAACTGCTCTTCATCGACTGCAATTACCCGAAGGCGTTCGTTTGGTGGATCGGTCTGCACGCGACTATGTTCTTCTTCCTATTCAACGAATTCTACCAGCAAAGTTACCAACAGAGGAGGAAGCCAGTCGTAAACGGCATGAAAAAGGATCATCAGCAGAACCATCAAGCCAATGGCGTGACGAACGGTACGAACAGTAATTCGTCTGGAAGAAGGGATGCGGCCGATTATTACGTGAAAGGCGACAGCCTAGCCGCGTCAGAATTCAATCTTAGGAAATCATACACGACGACCGAGTGA
- the LOC122573535 gene encoding elongation of very long chain fatty acids protein AAEL008004-like isoform X3 encodes MSIVMQYVDRLHEILDKNADQRTTDWFMMSSPFPTLFICLSYVYGVKVLGPKLMENRKPFQLKNALIIYNLFQMVFSAWLFYESLMGGWWDQYSFRCQPVDYSNNPTAVRMVHACWWYYFSKFTEFMDTIFFVLRKKNDHVSTLHVIHHGCMPMSVWFGVKFTPGGHSTFFGLLNTFVHIVMYTYYLLAAMGPRLQPYLWWKKYLTVFQMIQFIAVMIHAFQLLFIDCNYPKAFVWWIGLHATMFFFLFNEFYQQSYQQRRKPVVNGMKKDHQQNHQANGVTNGTNSNSSGRRDAADYYVKGDSLAASEFNLRKSYTTTE; translated from the exons ATGTCGATTGTAATGCAGTACGTAGACCGGCTACACGAGATACTCGACAAAAATGCAG ATCAGAGAACAACGGACTGGTTCATGATGAGTTCACCATTCCCCACTCTGTTTATCTGCCTGAGCTATGTATACGGAGTAAAAGTTTTGGGTCCAAAGCTAATGGAGAATAGGAAGCCCTTTCAGTTGAAGAACGCcctgataatttataatctatttCAAATGGTGTTCTCAGCGTGGCTCTTCTACGAG aGTCTGATGGGCGGATGGTGGGACCAATATAGTTTCCGTTGCCAGCCTGTGGACTATAGCAACAATCCAACCGCGGTGAGG ATGGTGCACGCTTGCTGGTGGTATTACTTCTCCAAATTTACAGAATTCATGGACACG ATCTTCTTCGTACTGAGGAAGAAGAACGATCACGTGTCGACATTGCACGTTATTCACCATGGTTGCATGCCAATGTCAGTGTGGTTTGGCGTTAAATTTACACCTG GCGGTCATTCTACTTTCTTCGGACTCTTGAACACGTTCGTTCACATCGTAATGTATACATACTACTTGTTAGCTGCGATGGGTCCGAGATTGCAACCGTATCTCTGGTGGAAGAAATACTTGACCGTCTTCCAAATGATTCAGTTCATCGCGGTTATGATCCACGCGTTCCAACTGCTCTTCATCGACTGCAATTACCCGAAGGCGTTCGTTTGGTGGATCGGTCTGCACGCGACTATGTTCTTCTTCCTATTCAACGAATTCTACCAGCAAAGTTACCAACAGAGGAGGAAGCCAGTCGTAAACGGCATGAAAAAGGATCATCAGCAGAACCATCAAGCCAATGGCGTGACGAACGGTACGAACAGTAATTCGTCTGGAAGAAGGGATGCGGCCGATTATTACGTGAAAGGCGACAGCCTAGCCGCGTCAGAATTCAATCTTAGGAAATCATACACGACGACCGAGTGA
- the LOC122573535 gene encoding elongation of very long chain fatty acids protein AAEL008004-like isoform X2, giving the protein MSIVMQYVDRLHEILDKNADQRTTDWFMMSSPFPTLFICLSYVYGVKVLGPKLMENRKPFQLKNALIIYNLFQMVFSAWLFYEIGMSGWLTGDYSLRCQPVDYSDRPQVLRMVHACWWYYFSKFTEFMDTIFFVLRKKNDHVSTLHVIHHGCMPMSVWFGVKFTPGGHSTFFGLLNTFVHIVMYTYYLLAAMGPRLQPYLWWKKYLTVFQMIQFIAVMIHAFQLLFIDCNYPKAFVWWIGLHATMFFFLFNEFYQQSYQQRRKPVVNGMKKDHQQNHQANGVTNGTNSNSSGRRDAADYYVKGDSLAASEFNLRKSYTTTE; this is encoded by the exons ATGTCGATTGTAATGCAGTACGTAGACCGGCTACACGAGATACTCGACAAAAATGCAG ATCAGAGAACAACGGACTGGTTCATGATGAGTTCACCATTCCCCACTCTGTTTATCTGCCTGAGCTATGTATACGGAGTAAAAGTTTTGGGTCCAAAGCTAATGGAGAATAGGAAGCCCTTTCAGTTGAAGAACGCcctgataatttataatctatttCAAATGGTGTTCTCAGCGTGGCTCTTCTACGAG ATAGGAATGTCCGGATGGCTGACTGGCGACTATTCTCTAAGGTGCCAACCCGTAGACTACAGTGATCGACCCCAAGTACTAAGG ATGGTGCACGCTTGCTGGTGGTATTACTTCTCCAAATTTACAGAATTCATGGACACG ATCTTCTTCGTACTGAGGAAGAAGAACGATCACGTGTCGACATTGCACGTTATTCACCATGGTTGCATGCCAATGTCAGTGTGGTTTGGCGTTAAATTTACACCTG GCGGTCATTCTACTTTCTTCGGACTCTTGAACACGTTCGTTCACATCGTAATGTATACATACTACTTGTTAGCTGCGATGGGTCCGAGATTGCAACCGTATCTCTGGTGGAAGAAATACTTGACCGTCTTCCAAATGATTCAGTTCATCGCGGTTATGATCCACGCGTTCCAACTGCTCTTCATCGACTGCAATTACCCGAAGGCGTTCGTTTGGTGGATCGGTCTGCACGCGACTATGTTCTTCTTCCTATTCAACGAATTCTACCAGCAAAGTTACCAACAGAGGAGGAAGCCAGTCGTAAACGGCATGAAAAAGGATCATCAGCAGAACCATCAAGCCAATGGCGTGACGAACGGTACGAACAGTAATTCGTCTGGAAGAAGGGATGCGGCCGATTATTACGTGAAAGGCGACAGCCTAGCCGCGTCAGAATTCAATCTTAGGAAATCATACACGACGACCGAGTGA
- the LOC122573541 gene encoding ADP-ribosylation factor-like protein 8B-A encodes MLALINRILDWFKSLFWKEEMELTLVGLQYSGKTTFVNVIASGQFSEDMIPTVGFNMRKITKGNVTIKVWDIGGQPRFRSMWERYCRGVNAIVYMVDAADSEKIEASRNELHNLLDKPQLSGIPVLVLGNKRDLPLSLDENGLIERMNLSAIQDREICCYSISCKEKDNIDITLQWLIAHSKSGVR; translated from the exons atgttggcTCTCATCAATCGAATTTTGGATTGGTTTAAATCCCTCTTTTGGAAAGAGGAGATGGAACTCACTCTTGTTGGCTTGCAGTACAGTGGAAAAACCACCTTCGTAAATGTTATAGCG TCAGGACAATTCAGCGAAGATATGATCCCAACTGTTGGTTTTAATATGcgtaaaataacaaaaggCAATGTAACTATAAAGGTATGGGATATTGGAGGTCAACCAAGGTTTAGATCAATGTGGGAAAGATATTGCAGAGGAGTGAATGCAATAGTATATATGGTAGATGCAGCTGATTCTGAAAAAATAGAAGCAAGTCGCAATGAATTACACAATCTATTAGACAAACCTCAGCTATCTGGTATACCAGTGCTGGTTCTTGGTAACAAAAGGGACTTACCTCTTTCTTTGGATGAAAATGGGCTTATAGAAAGAAT gAATTTATCAGCAATTCAAGATCGTGAGATCTGTTGCTATAGCATTTCATGCAAAGAGAAAGACAATATTGATATAACATTGCAGTGGCTTATAGCACATTCTAAAAGTGGTGTTCGTTAA
- the LOC122573543 gene encoding protein FAM32A — protein MRTTTDDDPYAHVAKGPLKLKNDQSVIKKKKNKEGKKKKLVEVTKIMEEDQSKVIEIKRTKAEIAFQKMQEKMQTERIKQKASMTHKQRVEEFNRHLDSLTEHFDIPKVSWTK, from the exons atgCGAACAACAACTGATGATGATCCATATGCTCATGTAGCAAAAGGACCATTGAAACTTAAAAATGATCAAAGTGTGATTAAAAA aaaaaagaataaagaaggtaaaaagaagaaattagtAGAAGTGACAAAAATTATGGAAGAAGACCAATCTAaagtaatagaaattaaacgaacgaaagctGAAATAGCATTTCAAAAGATGCAAGAAAAGATG CAAACtgaacgaataaaacaaaaggCTTCAATGACACACAAACAACGGGTAGAAGAATTTAACAGACATTTAGATAGTTTAACAGAACACTTTGATATACCAAAAGTCAGCTGgacaaaataa
- the LOC122573533 gene encoding uncharacterized protein LOC122573533, translating into MIKRLHILLFGLYFICQVVYSIQQSSSCQIPLVIRGSWFSWENGRNTLTEINAETMTDRGRCVDMIEEYHVNYTFVFQHETCYHCVKLIVRTVNVLEKVEAYCVNLPSGVEPNVENVCKGLRPDQQLVTLFSENYVPVNCRSSLEGVWQFAYQNRFRFTGECNHPDAQIRSCQTAGTQFLITNQKFNITYKQCAGMKNTFEGVVEYSCLGDWFVDKNHFFAVANTKESRKDEKYRCFLKNRDDDLYIGVSITAECNTLKTVEKSPERLRVTPVKAEVVEPGCRLPEDMSGQWINTANIDADIFINETHIIETWYPDEGRYRRTIYVCRESRDTRVMMARLTVDGCQKDYVCFDFVRRHHNIIRYRRGIAVIKDDFHTVCSWVQFPNKEAWKYDLFLAKNPVPVRCPVAGKYMFAQKGDVLFETRILGGVTKSPRPNIYCKQNISDFSVCDTDQKEIAIDETYCLSVDHLGRPVDIYSLPDYKMQCIGFWKENLKSYLITYDELDPFSKYRCWVYQRADLNKVLMSQAIGPFCDLKQDVTSSNYTEGAAVALELQEYERERDQCPMYFDDGSNPWVVTENYIKIFHYGSGSIKTSFLYSFFFLTIGMIHIPLVET; encoded by the exons ATGATTAAACGATtacatatacttttatttggtttatattttatatgccAAG TTGTGTATTCCATTCAACAATCAAGTTCTTGTCAAATTCCATTAGTTATTAGAGGATCTTGGTTTTCTTGGGAAAATGGGAGGAACACtttaacagaaataaatgCTGAAACAATGACTGATCGTGGCAGATGCGTTGATATGATAGAAGAGTATCatgttaattatacatttgtgTTTCAACATGAAACCTGTTATCACtgtgttaaattaattgttagaACTGTAAATGTATTAGAAAAAGTTGAAG CATATTGTGTGAATCTACCCAGCGGTGTTGAGCCAAATGTAGAAAATGTATGCAAAGGGTTACGTCCTGATCAACAGTTAGTAACACTATTTTCAGAGAATTATGTCCCAGTAAACTGTAGATCTTCTCTTGAAGGAGTGTGGCAGTTTGCCTATCAG aatCGATTCAGATTTACAGGAGAATGCAATCATCCAGATGCTCAAATTAGATCATGTCAAACTGCCGGAACACAATTTTTGATAACTAATCAAAAATTCAACATAACATACAAACAATGTGCTGGTATGAAGAACACTTTTGAAGGAG tGGTAGAATATAGTTGTTTGGGAGATTGGTTTGttgataaaaatcattttttcgcGGTTGCAAATACGAAAGAATCTAGAAAAGACGAAAAATACCGATGTTTCCTAAAGAATCGCGATGATGATCTTTATATTGGTGTATCTATTACTGCAGAATGTAATACGTTGAAGACAGTTGAAAAAAGTCCAGAACGATTAAGGGTAACACCCGTTAAGGCGGAAGTGGTAGAGCCAGGATGCAGACTACCAGAAGATATGAGCGGACAATGGATAAACACTGCCAATATTGATGcagatattttcattaacgaAACGCATATAATTGAAACTTGGTATCCTGATGAAGGTCGTTATAGACGTACGATTTATGTTTGTCGCGAATCGAGGGATACCAGGGTGATGATGGCTAGATTAACTGTTGATGGATG tcAAAAAGATTATGTATGCTTTGACTTTGTACGTCGACATCATAATATTATCAGATATCGACGTGGTATTGCAGTTATTAAAGATGATTTCCATACAGTTTGTTCTTGGGTTCAGTTCCCTAACAAGGAAGCttggaaatatgatttattcTTAG CTAAGAATCCCGTACCAGTACGCTGTCCAGTGGCCGGGAAGTACATGTTTGCTCAAAAAGGagatgttttatttgaaactagAATTTTAGGGGGTGTTACAAAGTCTCCGCgtccaaatatttattgcaaacaaaaCATTTCAGATTTTTCTGTATGTGATACTGATCAAAAGGAAATTGCCATTGATGAAACCTATTGTTTATCAGTAGATCATTTAGGAAGACCTGTGGATATCTACA gcCTCCCGGATTACAAAATGCAATGTATTGGattttggaaagaaaatttaaaatcgtATTTAATAACCTACGACGAGTTAGATCCTTTTAGTAAATATCGTTGCTGGGTATATCAAAGAGCAGATTTAAATAAAGTTCTCATGTCTCAAGCTATTGGACCATTCTGTGATCTTAAACAAGATGTTACAAGCAGTAATTATACTGAAGGTGCCGCAGTTGCGTTAGAATTGCAG GAATATGAAAGAGAACGTGATCAATGTCCAATGTATTTCGATGACGGGAGTAATCCTTGGGTCGTAAcggaaaattatataaaaatatttcattatggTAGTGGAAGTATAAAAACTtcgtttttatattcattcttctttttaacaatAGGTATGATTCATATACCGTTGGTTGAAACATAG
- the LOC122573534 gene encoding nuclear RNA export factor 2-like, with translation MTNAEVVKNMPDWEPLRLTHIKPSFNTQESTLAARQDLWHKFILFGIGQYKATEVLRTVIVACEPEIILPIMYKEESPNKSTFLTKCSCSVIENLVKQGLCITLSNGQDLRIDIILGYTDSQSLQLNPNRIIAQALYYRYEPTKKVLNLDDFENEKSLNSIYCPISLPKILHFVLRCTKMGILSNNRDSRLPVRELTLRYNQITGIVFFEKFFNYHLTKLDLRHNQITDVEYLRYFSEFKISELWLDGNPLCAKYSKCQDYVQAVKNVFPHLQKLDGIVIGMEQKFVPNIQSNFLRDGTNTCLIKQFVKHFFTLYDQDDRQVMNGLYDRDALYSMTLGPVSNYIHKQLTKMFVTNRNLLKFVDYAKCQEFLLRGPEKIISALRNQPPTIHHFKTFYIDLLYEGEIHIAISVQGMFSFRDIHQCPPMFFNRTFMIMKKEDNEYCITNDQCYLDGTPANGTLSGNSEIRFESKGAPKFIPTVFSVSEKEQLLTFLHELTTMNMKFCHQYLEDANWDIRTAIVTFMNMYTVNNVPPEAFI, from the coding sequence ATGACAAATGCAGaagttgttaaaaatatgCCAGACTGGGAACCATTGCGACTGACACATATTAAACCATCATTTAATACTCAAGAATCAACTTTGGCAGCACGACAAGATTTATGGCacaaattcattttatttggcATAGGACAATATAAAGCAACAGAAGTGTTGAGAACTGTTATTGTTGCTTGTGAACCTGAAATTATATTACCCATTATGTATAAAGAGGAAAGTCCCAACAAAAGTACATTCCTGACAAAATGTAGCTGCAGCGTTATTGAAAATCTTGTAAAGCAAGGTTTATGCATAACATTGTCAAACGGGCAAGACTTACGCATTGATATTATATTGGGATATACAGATTCTCAAAGTTTACAATTGAATCCTAATAGAATTATAGCACAGGCACTTTATTATAGGTATGAACCTACAAAAAAGGTATTGAACCTTgatgattttgaaaatgaaaagtcATTAAACTCTATATATTGTCCCATATCTTTACCTAAAATATTACACTTTGTTTTAAGATGTACTAAAATGGGTATTTTAAGCAATAATCGTGATTCACGGTTACCTGTTAGAGAACTGACTTTAAGATATAATCAAATTACAGGCATTGtcttttttgaaaaattttttaactatcATTTAACCAAATTAGACTTACGTCATAATCAAATCACAGATGTGGAATACTTACGCTATTTTAGTGAGTTTAAAATAAGTGAACTTTGGTTGGATGGGAATCCACTGTGTGCAAAATACAGCAAGTGTCAAGATTATGTGCAAGcagtaaaaaatgtttttcctcatttacaaaaattggaTGGAATTGTAATAGGTATGGAACAAAAGTTTGTTCCTAATATTCAAAGTAACTTTCTAAGAGATGGTACAAATACTTGTTTGATCAAACAATTTGTGAAGCATTTTTTCACATTATATGATCAAGATGATAGACAAGTGATGAATGGTTTATATGACAGAGATGCACTTTATTCTATGACTCTGGGACCTGTTTCAAATTACATTCATAAACAGCTAACTAAGATGTTTGTTACAAACagaaatttactaaaatttgttGATTATGCAAAGTGccaagaatttttattacgtggACCAGAAAAAATCATTTCTGCGCTCAGAAATCAACCACCTACGATACATCactttaaaacattttatatagatttattgTATGAAGGAGAGATTCACATTGCAATTTCTGTGCAAGGAATGTTCTCATTTCGGGACATTCACCAATGTCCTCCAATGTTTTTCAATAGAACTTTTATgattatgaaaaaagaagataatgaaTATTGCATTACTAATGATCAGTGTTATCTTGACGGAACACCTGCTAATGGCACTTTGTCAGGAAACAGTGAAATAAGGTTTGAATCAAAAGGTGCTCCAAAATTTATTCCAACAGTGTTTAGTGTTTCTGAAAAAGAACAATtacttacatttttacatGAATTGACTACaatgaatatgaaattttgtcaCCAATATCTTGAAGATGCCAACTGGGATATTAGAACTGCTATTGTGAcatttatgaatatgtatacAGTCAACAATGTGCCACCTGAagcttttatataa